Within the Nitrospiria bacterium genome, the region GCGCGGCAGGGACGCGAAGGCCACCTGACGCAGCCGGAGGCCGAGGCCCGCGCGCTGCGGACGGCCGAGAAGGAAGTGTCGGATGAGGTCGGTCGACAGATCGCCGAATTCATCTATGGAAAGGAGAACCCATGACGTTCCAACGGCTCCGAACGGCCGTCGTGCTCCCGATGGTATTTTTGATTCCGTTCACGATCGCGCTGGGCGGTTGCGCCTCGACGCCGCCCGCGCCCGAGCGTCCCGACGGCGACAAGATCCACCAGGACTCCGACAAGAGCATGCAGGATTTGAAGAAGGAAGAAGACCGTCGCGGCAACGGGTATTGAGCCCGGAAACAAACAGCGCGGATTGATTAGATCGGAAAGAATGCATTCGGAAACCGCCATGAAGCCCGAGAGCCGTCCCACGACCCGTCATCCTTCCGGTCCCTATTCTCTTTATCCCTTCATCGTTGCGGCGGTCCTCCTTTCGGGATGCGCCGGGATGGTCTCCGGACAGAAGCAACAGGAAGCGTTGACGAAACAAACGACCGCCAATCGGGAACTGGAAGAGAAGCTCGCCCGGGCTCAGCTGCTTTTGCTGGAAAAGGAAGCGCAGGTCAAAGAGCTCGACCGAAATCTCGACGAAGCCACCCTGGAGGTGGTGCGGGCCAAAGCGAAGCTGCGCAGCCTGGAAAGCAGGGCGGAGGCGGCCTCGACCCTTGCGGAAGGGGAGATCGCGTTGAAGGCGCTGAAGACAAACGCGGCCGACCCGGAGAGGGACGCGGAAATCCTCCAGGCCAAAGCGCTTTTGAAGGCGAGCAATCAGGAATTAAAAAAAGAAAATTACGGCGGGGCCTTGTACCTTGCCGCCCGGGCCAAGGCCGTCATCGAGGAGGACCGGGAGCGATCGAAAGACCGTGAGCAAACCCCGACGACGGAGGGCGAGGTATCCTTCGCCGCGCCGCTCCCGCTCCGGTCGGTCGGCGCGGCCAATGTCCGGGAAGGGCCCGGTCTCAATGCCAAGGTCCTTTTCTCGCTTCCGGAAGGAAGCGCGCTTGTGGGCTTTTCGTATCTGGGTCTCTGGGTCCGGGTGAGGGACGAGGACGGGCGCGGCGGCTGGGTTTACTATAACCTCGTCGGCGGTCGGTGATCGCGGATGTCCGCCGTCCATGCGTTGAGCGGGGTCACTTCGTCACCTCGATGTCCGGCTGGCGTTCGACGCCGGCCAGAACCACCCGGTTGCGCCCGTCTCGCTTGGATTGGTAAAGGGCGCCGTCCGCGGCGGCAATGATGGCCTCCGGGGTGTCCCCGTGCTCCGGGAACGCCGCGATTCCGATGCTGACCGATACGGTCACCCCATCGGCCGCGCCGCGCGGCGTCTCCGCGTTTACCAGGCCGCGAATACGATCCGCGACCTCGAACGCCCCCTCTTTCCCGATTTCGGGAAGCAGGATAATGAACTCGTCCCCGCCGTAGCGCGCGGCGTAATCGACGTTCCGTATGGACTGCATGAAGATCTTTCCGATCTTTTTTAACAGGTCGTCTCCCGCCTGGTGACCGTAGGTGTCGTTGTACTTTTTGAACTGATCCGTGTCGATCATCATCACCGCAAACGGGCGCTTGTTGCGTCGGGATCGGGCCACTTCATTCGTCAGGATCTCCATAATATATTTGCGGTTAAAAAGCCCGGTCAGGCTGTCGGTGATGGAGAGCACCTGCAGCTCCTTGTTTTTTTCGATCAGTTTCCCGTTGATGGCGGCCAGCTCTTCCTGGCCCAGGCGCAGGCGGGCCACCATATTATTAAAGGCTTTGGTCAAATAACCGATTTCGCCGTGACTGACCACGGGAAGGCTCACCTCCAGATCGCCCGACGCCACCCTGGCCGCGCCGTTCGTCAGACGGTCCAAGGGACGGACGATCGTGAGCCCCAGTAGATAGGCGGCCAGGCCGATCGCCAGGAGGAGCCCCAAACTGATCAAGAGGGTGAGATTCCGGACCTGCACGATCTCCGCGTAGATTTCATTTTTCCCGATCTGGGTGACGACGCCCCATTCGAGCTGCGACATCCGGCGGAGAACGCCGATCACCGCACGGCCGCGATCGTCGGGGTATTCCAACAGGACCGCGTCCGTCTCCGAGGGGCCGGGGACGTTGAACGGCAGCTTGACGATCACGCGTCCCGGAGCGTTCGGACGGGACCCGGCGATCAAGGTCCCGTCCGGGGCGATCAGAAAGGACTTCCCTGTGTTGCCGATCGAGGAACGGCCCAGGATCTCATCGATCGTGTGAAAGTTGAGCTTAACGGCCAGGAGACCCAGGAATCCGCCGTTCTGGGCCTTGATCGGAACGGCAAGCATCATGACCATTTTGTTGAGTTCCGGATCCCAATAGGCGTCACCCATGATCGGCGTATCGGCGTTGTTCCGGTTCCGCCAGTCGTGCGGAAGTCTCAGGGGGGCGCTTCGGTCCGCGCTGGTGGCCACCGTGCGCGCGTCGGCATCGGCGACCATGAGCGCTTCGTAGTCGACAAACTTGTTCCCCACCGACTTGAGGTAATCTTTCAGGCGGCGGAGCGCCGTCGCCTTGGTCCCCGGCGCGGTGTTCGCGCGGATGATTTTCTCGAGGTTTTCCGAGACCACGTATGAGTTGGCAAAGACACGCGCATCGTACAGGCGTTCCTTGATCCATAAATCGAGCTCTCGTTCATTCTGAGCCGTAACGTCCCGGAGTTTCTGGGCGACCTTTTCGGTTAAAAATCGCTTCGCATGCACGTAATAGAGCCCGCCCATGGTCAGAGAGGGGATGAGGGTTGCCAGGAGTGAAAAAACAAGGATCTTTCGCTTGATATGGTCCAGGCGAATATAATGGAGGAAATTCGCGAGATTCTGTTCCCAGGCGTGCAAGGGTTTTTCTCCATCCTAAGAAGGCATTGCGGGTCGCATCCGTGGTTTTATTATACCTCTTGATCGCATAACACGCAAAAAGGGGACAGGCTACTTTCCCGCCCTCATTTAACCGGCTTCGGTGCGGGGATCGTTCCCTCGCGGAAATTTCCGAGCACCTCCGCGCGGCCGGATAATTAAAACCGCCCGACCAGCGCCCCGGTCACGGCGTCGAGACGAAACGAGCTATAGGTACTCCTGCCACGGAAAGGGCGGCGCGCCGCAGACGATGAACGGCGGGTTCTCAAGCGACGGTTTATTGTAGCGCAGCCGCCGGCCGGACAGATCGGTCACCGTGCCGCCCGCCTCTTCCACCACGCATTGGGCGGCGGCGATATCCCATTCCATCGTCGGCCCCAGGCGCGGATAAAGATGGGCGCGCCCCTCGGCCACGAGGCACAGTTTGAGCGAGCTGCCGATGCTCAGGGACTCCGCCGGGTTGATCTTGCGCACCAGGTCTTCAACTCGGGCGCCGGCGTGCGAGCGGCTGACGACGACCGTGACGCCGCCGGTCCTGTAATCGCCCGCCACGATCCGTTCCGGCGGCTCCTCTCCCTTCCGCTTGAAGGAGCCCAAGCCGCGCGCCGCGTAATAGAGCTCCTCCATCGCCGGCGCGTAGACCACGCCCAGCGCCGGCTCGCCACGCTTGATCAGCGCCACGTTGATCGTGAACTCGTCGCGCCGCTTGATGAACTCCTTGGTCCCGTCCAGCGGATCGATCAGCCAGTAGCGCTTCCATGACTGCCGCTTGGGGTAGGGAACCTCCTTCGACTCCTCGGACAACACGGGCCACACCGGCGTCAGCGCGCGCAAGCCCTCCGCAAGCAATCGATGGGAGGCCAGATCGGCCCGCGTGAGCGGTGAAGCGTCTTCCTTCTTGTAAGTGGTCTCAAAGTCGCCGCTCGCGTAGACCTCCATCACCGCCGCGCCGGCCTTCTCGGCCAGCGCGACGACCCGGGGCAGCAGCGCTTCCAGGTCAACCGTATCCATCTTGGAAAATCTCCGCGTGCCGTTGCCGCCGGCCGACCCGCTTTTTCATGCCCACAAGCCCGGCTTGACGACCATTAAGAAAATAATGACGGTTACCAGGACGGCCAGGAGCATCCCGATCCTTCCCCCGCGGCGGGCCAGGGCTTGATAGTCGGACGACTCATGCCCTTCGCGATCCAGAGCCTCGATCTGGCGCCGCAGCGTGGGGGTGTATCCCAAGAGGCCGATCAGCGCGACGAGCACGTACAGGACCAGCGCCGTGAGCAGCCAGGGCGTGGTCAGCGACAAGCCGCCGACGAAGGCCATCGCGAGCCCGGTGACGAGCAGCAAGCCGTACGCCGGATTGGCGATTCGATCATCGATCAGCTTGATGCCGCGGAGCGTGAAGGGCAGGGCCTCCGGGTTGCGGCCTGCGCGCGCCAGCCAGATCCCGTAAGTGACATTGGCGCCGACCGCGACGATGGCCGAGAAGACATGCAGCCATTTGATCAACAGATACGCCATCGTTATCTCTCCGGTTCGGATCAGGTTAACCTGTTTTCGATGGGATTGGCAAGCGTCATGATTTTACACGCCTCCCGCGCGCGAAGCTGGAGGGAAGCCCAAGGAAAAACCTTGCCGCGCGCCGGAGATTTAACGCGATTTTTTAAGAATCTTGATCTTAATGTAACTTGACCGGCGTAGGGTGATAAGGCATTCGGGGCAAAATCAAAGATGGCGGGAACGGCCCTCGGAAGAAAGGAGATGATGAAGATGAATTGTTCGAAATGCGGCGGCCTGATGATTTTTGAGGAGTTCGCCAGAACAGCGACCGAAGAAAAGCGCTGGCTATATGAAGGGTGGCGCTGCGTCCATTGCGGTGAAATCATCGATCCCGTCATTCTCCTGAATCGTAAGAAGGCCAAAGACCGTGAGGCCGTCTCCGGACGGCGGAAAAGTAGTCGGAAAGAGATTTTCCCCATATCCATCCGATTGGCGGATGAGGTAAGACTGAATCAGCCGCTTTTTTTAAAAGGGTTCTTTTTTACCTCGAAAAGAGGCGTCTAAGCGACCCTCCGCCCCCGCGCGCGAGGCCGGAGGGGAGATCCCGTCGAACAATTTCACTCCGAACCCCGGTTGTTCGGCGTTGTCTCAGTCATCCGACGCGGACCGGAGCGCCTCCGTGAACAGCTCCACCGGTTGCGCGCCCGAAATAACATCCCTGCGATTGAACAGAAAGAACGGAACGCCCCTCACGCCAAGGGAATAAGCCTCTTTCTCCTCCTGACGGACGTCCGAAGCGTAGGCGTCGCCCTCCAGAACTTTTTTCACCTCCTCCGGATCGAGCCCCAGATCGACGCCGATCCGGCGAAGCGTTTCCAAATCGTCGATCCGAAGGCCCTCGGTGAAATGGGCCGCGAAGAGGCGCTCGTGCGCCGCATCCAGAAGTCCGTGTTTCGCGGCGAGGTGAGTGAGACGATGCGCATCGAACGAGTTGGCCGGGACCACGCGGTCGAAATCGAAGCGCAGCCCGACCGCGGCCGCCCGGCGGGCCACCTGCTCGGTCGACTGCCGCGCCTGTTCGAGGCTCATCCCGTATTTCTTCGACAACATTTCATAGACGCTCGTATTGCCCCCTCGTTCGGCGTTCCGGTCGAGTTCAAAACTTTTCCAGACCACCCGAACCCGGTCGCGGCGCTTAAACTGTTTTAACGCGGCCTCGAGGTGGCGCTTGCCGATATAACAAAACGGACAGACGACGTCGGACCAGATTTCCACGCGAATCATCGTTTCTCTCGAAAAAATTAACTCCGCGCCGCCTTCCATCCCTCAGGCCTTACGCGCGAGGCCGGAGGGGAGTTTCTACCCCTTAAAAAGAATCAGTCCTTGAATATTTTTATAGTGTTTTACGTTTCGGGTAACCAGGGGCAGCTTTTTAACCAGCGCGGTCGCCGCGATCAATGCGTCCTCTTTTTCCAGGGAAGGATATCGTCGCCGAAGGTCGGAATAGGTTCCGGTGATCTGGTCGTCCAGCGGAATGATCCGGTGCCGGCGGAGGGTAAACAAAATAGCATGGCGCTCGGTTTCTTTCAGCCCCGGCTTGGACAGAAGCTCCTTCTTTGTCACGACGGAGTAATAAACCTCAAATCCCCGGTCTTCAAAAATCGTCAGGAGAAGGCCGGTATTGAGATAGTCGATCACGATGTCGGTGTCGATCAGGAGCTTAACTTTTGCCACGCGCGGATCTCTTTGAGGAAGGCCTCGTCCGACCGGTGACGGGAGCCCTTGCGGATCTCCTGAACGTAGGCGACGCTGTCCTTGACGTCCGAATGGCCGTAGGGATTGAACCGCTCGCGGACGACCTCCTCCAACAGGCTGACGGGATAGATCCCTTTCTTCCGGGCTTCTTTGATCAGGAGGCGCTTAAGACGGGGATCAAACGAGAGCGTCCACTTTTCCTTTTTTAAAGCTGCCTTGGGCATGGTCCAAACCTTTCGTTCGGTTAAATCATACGTATATTATACGCATTGAAATTATTTCTGTCAATCACGAAGCCCCTCCCGCGCGCGAGGCCGGAGGGGAGCCGGGTTTGATTCTAAAAGCCAATAAGCCAAGCCTGACCCGGTTATGGACAAAGCATGGCGGCTTGTTCCAATAAACCATCATCCTGCACAACATACAGCGTGCGATGTTTAAGACTTCGTGGGAGTGGGTCATCAACAACTTTCATTTGGTAAGGCTTTGCCAAACATTTCAGAAGCCAAGCAACAAGGTGTTCGGTTATCCCATAAAGCGATTTCATCCGAAATGCTTTCGCGCAAGTTCCGTTAGGCCAAGGAGAGGCTCGGAGTCACCAACCCCAACACAATCTTTTAATATTTGGCAGTGCGGCTGTTCAGCCTCGGATAACAATTCCATACTGGCAAGGCTAAACGTCACGCTCGCGTAGACATTGTTGGGCTCTTCCCGATAGGGATGCAGCCTAGCCAGAAACTCGTGTACGGCCAAGGACGCAGCCAACGTGTTCACGGTATTAACAGCTGGTCGGTGTTCATCCACACCAGAAATGTAACCATCTCTGACTTGCTGTATGTATGCGGTTGGATCATTGCGCCGCAGCCCCTGCTCTGCAACCTGTCTTAGCGAGAACAACCCGCGGCTCATCAGGCTCGAACGATCCGGTTGGATATAGT harbors:
- a CDS encoding DUF2269 family protein, with protein sequence MAYLLIKWLHVFSAIVAVGANVTYGIWLARAGRNPEALPFTLRGIKLIDDRIANPAYGLLLVTGLAMAFVGGLSLTTPWLLTALVLYVLVALIGLLGYTPTLRRQIEALDREGHESSDYQALARRGGRIGMLLAVLVTVIIFLMVVKPGLWA
- a CDS encoding DsbA family oxidoreductase; this translates as MIRVEIWSDVVCPFCYIGKRHLEAALKQFKRRDRVRVVWKSFELDRNAERGGNTSVYEMLSKKYGMSLEQARQSTEQVARRAAAVGLRFDFDRVVPANSFDAHRLTHLAAKHGLLDAAHERLFAAHFTEGLRIDDLETLRRIGVDLGLDPEEVKKVLEGDAYASDVRQEEKEAYSLGVRGVPFFLFNRRDVISGAQPVELFTEALRSASDD
- a CDS encoding SH3 domain-containing protein → MHSETAMKPESRPTTRHPSGPYSLYPFIVAAVLLSGCAGMVSGQKQQEALTKQTTANRELEEKLARAQLLLLEKEAQVKELDRNLDEATLEVVRAKAKLRSLESRAEAASTLAEGEIALKALKTNAADPERDAEILQAKALLKASNQELKKENYGGALYLAARAKAVIEEDRERSKDREQTPTTEGEVSFAAPLPLRSVGAANVREGPGLNAKVLFSLPEGSALVGFSYLGLWVRVRDEDGRGGWVYYNLVGGR
- a CDS encoding diguanylate cyclase — protein: MHAWEQNLANFLHYIRLDHIKRKILVFSLLATLIPSLTMGGLYYVHAKRFLTEKVAQKLRDVTAQNERELDLWIKERLYDARVFANSYVVSENLEKIIRANTAPGTKATALRRLKDYLKSVGNKFVDYEALMVADADARTVATSADRSAPLRLPHDWRNRNNADTPIMGDAYWDPELNKMVMMLAVPIKAQNGGFLGLLAVKLNFHTIDEILGRSSIGNTGKSFLIAPDGTLIAGSRPNAPGRVIVKLPFNVPGPSETDAVLLEYPDDRGRAVIGVLRRMSQLEWGVVTQIGKNEIYAEIVQVRNLTLLISLGLLLAIGLAAYLLGLTIVRPLDRLTNGAARVASGDLEVSLPVVSHGEIGYLTKAFNNMVARLRLGQEELAAINGKLIEKNKELQVLSITDSLTGLFNRKYIMEILTNEVARSRRNKRPFAVMMIDTDQFKKYNDTYGHQAGDDLLKKIGKIFMQSIRNVDYAARYGGDEFIILLPEIGKEGAFEVADRIRGLVNAETPRGAADGVTVSVSIGIAAFPEHGDTPEAIIAAADGALYQSKRDGRNRVVLAGVERQPDIEVTK
- the cysQ gene encoding 3'(2'),5'-bisphosphate nucleotidase CysQ → MDTVDLEALLPRVVALAEKAGAAVMEVYASGDFETTYKKEDASPLTRADLASHRLLAEGLRALTPVWPVLSEESKEVPYPKRQSWKRYWLIDPLDGTKEFIKRRDEFTINVALIKRGEPALGVVYAPAMEELYYAARGLGSFKRKGEEPPERIVAGDYRTGGVTVVVSRSHAGARVEDLVRKINPAESLSIGSSLKLCLVAEGRAHLYPRLGPTMEWDIAAAQCVVEEAGGTVTDLSGRRLRYNKPSLENPPFIVCGAPPFPWQEYL
- a CDS encoding PIN domain-containing protein, which translates into the protein MAKVKLLIDTDIVIDYLNTGLLLTIFEDRGFEVYYSVVTKKELLSKPGLKETERHAILFTLRRHRIIPLDDQITGTYSDLRRRYPSLEKEDALIAATALVKKLPLVTRNVKHYKNIQGLILFKG